One stretch of Saccharopolyspora erythraea DNA includes these proteins:
- a CDS encoding alpha/beta hydrolase, protein MTRLLTVIGALVLLGGVVACSPTQPDSAPLQPHTERKGPVGPVPPGLERYYGQTLSWGPCADYARTSSDQAAYQDSTIECARLEVPMDYAAPQGATITLGLLRKPASDPSQRIGSLVMNPGGPGASGMSTAASLAPSIGATELGQRFDLVGFDPRGIGASEPVVRCLTGQERDAERLDSDADTSAAGTAETEREAQVHASRCGERTGNEMLSNVGTRDVVKDMDVLRSALGDEKLTYLGYSYGTRIGSEYAEDFPRNVRAMVLDGAIDPTQNATESLVAQGAGFQKAFNDFAAWCAQQQNCAVGADPAKAVRAYQDLTRPLVDEPVAAGAGRELSYSDATMATIQALYTPSLWEQLNNALVELRQGRGNVLMALADSYYGRNPDGTYASTMDAFDAVHCVDDERTTDQAATADADRRYREAAPFLDDGRGASGARDVCSFWPVPVTGESAQPQVDGLPPTLVISTTGDPATPYQAGVELASALHARLLTYEGTQHTVFLQGVSCVDDATTRYLVDLQLPAEGTRCTK, encoded by the coding sequence GTGACACGCCTACTGACCGTGATCGGGGCACTCGTCTTGCTGGGCGGAGTCGTCGCGTGCAGTCCGACGCAACCCGACTCGGCACCGTTGCAGCCGCACACCGAACGCAAGGGACCGGTGGGGCCGGTTCCGCCCGGACTGGAGCGCTACTACGGCCAGACCCTGTCGTGGGGGCCCTGCGCCGACTACGCCAGGACCAGCAGCGACCAGGCGGCCTACCAGGACAGCACCATCGAGTGCGCCCGGCTCGAAGTGCCGATGGACTACGCCGCCCCGCAGGGCGCCACGATCACCCTCGGACTGCTGCGCAAACCCGCGAGCGACCCGTCGCAGCGCATCGGCTCGCTGGTCATGAACCCGGGCGGGCCCGGGGCGTCCGGCATGAGCACCGCGGCGTCGCTGGCGCCGTCGATCGGCGCCACCGAGCTCGGGCAGCGCTTCGACCTGGTCGGCTTCGACCCGCGCGGCATCGGCGCGTCCGAGCCCGTGGTGCGCTGCCTGACCGGCCAGGAGCGCGACGCCGAGCGGCTGGACTCCGACGCCGACACCTCGGCGGCGGGCACGGCCGAGACCGAGCGGGAGGCCCAGGTCCACGCCTCGCGGTGCGGCGAGCGCACCGGGAACGAGATGCTGTCCAACGTCGGCACGCGCGACGTCGTCAAGGACATGGACGTGCTGCGCTCGGCTCTCGGCGACGAGAAGCTGACCTACCTGGGCTACTCCTACGGCACCCGGATCGGCTCGGAGTACGCCGAGGACTTCCCGCGCAACGTCCGCGCGATGGTGCTCGACGGCGCAATCGACCCGACGCAGAACGCCACCGAGTCGTTGGTCGCCCAAGGGGCTGGTTTCCAGAAGGCGTTCAACGACTTCGCCGCATGGTGCGCGCAGCAGCAGAACTGCGCGGTGGGTGCCGACCCGGCGAAGGCGGTCAGGGCCTACCAGGACCTGACCAGGCCGCTGGTGGACGAGCCCGTCGCGGCGGGCGCGGGCCGCGAGCTCTCCTACTCCGACGCCACGATGGCCACGATCCAGGCCCTGTACACACCGTCGCTGTGGGAGCAGCTCAACAACGCGCTGGTCGAGCTGCGGCAGGGACGCGGCAACGTGCTCATGGCGCTGGCCGACAGCTACTACGGCCGCAACCCCGACGGGACCTACGCCAGCACCATGGACGCCTTCGACGCGGTGCACTGCGTCGACGACGAGCGCACCACCGACCAGGCCGCCACGGCGGACGCGGACCGGCGCTACCGCGAGGCGGCCCCGTTCCTCGACGACGGGCGGGGAGCCAGCGGGGCCCGCGACGTCTGCTCGTTCTGGCCGGTGCCGGTCACCGGCGAGTCGGCGCAGCCGCAGGTCGACGGCCTGCCGCCGACGCTGGTCATCTCCACCACCGGTGACCCGGCCACGCCGTACCAGGCCGGTGTGGAGCTCGCCTCGGCGCTGCACGCGAGACTGCTGACCTACGAGGGCACCCAGCACACGGTGTTCCTGCAGGGCGTCTCCTGCGTCGACGACGCGACGACCCGCTACCTGGTCGACCTCCAGCTCCCCGCTGAAGGGACCCGCTGCACGAAGTGA
- a CDS encoding SLC13 family permease, whose translation MGNSDETGRPRAEQSVTSVLLSGGTYRGLGEQVLSPAEERFERARRTVGFVLAPLVTIVFLLLPTGLDVPQHRLAAVLLGVVVLWVCEPVPIPVGGLIGVAAIVMLGVAPPDDVLEPFGSSTVFTFIGAFILAQAMLRHGLARRFAFTLLSLPGVGRSAARVIVAFGVITCLLSAVVSNTATVAMLLPTAVGILAVIAELVRRETPEGTPFDPLRLRVGVALMLMLAYGASVGGLLTPIGSPPNLIGRALIEETTGQRISFLQWMVMAIPVCLAMFVVLAVLLLLLNRPEIKKLSGVEEYVAGERAKLGKLSRAEKNTLVAFTITVALWVTPGIVALVAGNDSAAYDAVSERLDEGIVAVLGAALLFVLPTDWPKRRFTLTWTEASRIDWGTVLLFGTGIIFGSMLAETRLAQTIGVGVAGALGLVSAVGITLFAIALAVLVSETTSNTASASVVVPIVIPIAAAAGISPFVPALAATFAASFGFMLPVSTPQNAIVYGSGAVPITRMIRSGIVFDIAGAVLIALLLPLMVAAVGF comes from the coding sequence ATGGGCAACTCCGACGAGACGGGCCGCCCCCGCGCTGAGCAGAGCGTGACCTCCGTGCTCCTGTCCGGCGGTACATACCGCGGACTCGGCGAGCAGGTCCTCTCCCCGGCGGAGGAGCGCTTCGAACGCGCCCGCCGCACGGTCGGGTTCGTCCTGGCGCCGCTGGTCACGATCGTCTTCCTGCTCCTGCCGACCGGCCTCGACGTGCCGCAGCACCGGCTCGCCGCCGTGCTGCTCGGCGTCGTCGTGCTGTGGGTGTGCGAGCCGGTGCCGATCCCCGTGGGCGGGCTGATCGGCGTGGCCGCGATCGTGATGCTCGGCGTGGCGCCGCCCGACGACGTGCTCGAGCCCTTCGGCTCGTCGACGGTCTTCACCTTCATCGGCGCGTTCATCCTCGCCCAGGCGATGCTGCGGCACGGTCTGGCGCGGCGGTTCGCCTTCACGCTGCTGTCGCTGCCCGGCGTGGGCCGCAGCGCCGCGCGGGTCATCGTGGCGTTCGGGGTCATCACGTGCCTGCTGTCGGCGGTGGTCTCCAACACCGCGACCGTCGCGATGCTGCTGCCCACCGCCGTCGGCATCCTCGCCGTGATCGCCGAGCTGGTCCGCCGCGAGACTCCCGAGGGCACGCCGTTCGACCCGCTGCGGCTGCGCGTCGGCGTCGCGCTGATGCTGATGCTCGCCTACGGCGCCAGCGTCGGCGGCCTGCTGACCCCGATCGGCTCACCGCCGAACCTCATCGGCCGGGCCCTGATCGAGGAGACCACCGGGCAGCGGATCTCGTTCCTGCAGTGGATGGTGATGGCCATCCCGGTGTGCCTTGCCATGTTCGTCGTCCTGGCCGTGCTGCTCCTGCTGCTCAACCGCCCGGAGATCAAGAAGCTCTCCGGGGTCGAGGAGTACGTGGCGGGGGAGCGGGCAAAGCTCGGCAAGCTGTCCCGGGCGGAGAAGAACACACTGGTCGCCTTCACGATCACGGTCGCGCTGTGGGTGACCCCCGGCATCGTCGCGCTGGTCGCGGGCAACGACTCAGCGGCCTACGACGCCGTCAGCGAACGCCTCGACGAGGGCATCGTCGCCGTGCTCGGCGCGGCGCTGCTGTTCGTGCTGCCGACCGACTGGCCCAAGCGCCGGTTCACCCTGACCTGGACCGAAGCCAGCCGGATCGACTGGGGCACGGTGCTGCTGTTCGGCACCGGCATCATCTTCGGCTCCATGCTGGCCGAGACCCGCCTCGCCCAGACCATCGGCGTCGGTGTCGCCGGGGCCCTCGGGCTCGTCAGCGCGGTGGGCATCACGTTGTTCGCGATCGCGCTGGCCGTGCTGGTCTCGGAGACCACGTCCAACACCGCGTCGGCCTCGGTCGTCGTGCCGATCGTCATCCCGATCGCGGCAGCGGCCGGGATCAGCCCGTTCGTGCCCGCTCTCGCGGCGACCTTCGCGGCGTCGTTCGGCTTCATGCTGCCGGTGTCGACGCCGCAGAACGCCATCGTCTACGGCTCCGGAGCGGTCCCCATCACCCGGATGATCCGTTCCGGCATCGTCTTCGACATCGCGGGCGCGGTGCTCATCGCGCTGTTGCTGCCGCTCATGGTCGCCGCCGTCGGCTTCTGA
- the glnA gene encoding type I glutamate--ammonia ligase — protein sequence MNRQQEFVLRTLEERDIRFVRLWFTDVLGILKSVAISPAELEGAFAEGIGFDGSAIEGFSRIYESDMVAKPDPATFQVLPWETPDGEHYSARMFCDIAMPDGSPCWADPRHVLRRTLSKATEAGFTCYVHPEIEFFLLKDLPTDGTEPTAADSGGYFDQASHDAAPHFRRNAIETLEAMGISVEFSHHEGAPGQQEIDLRYADALTMADNVMTFRYVVKEVALTQGVRASFMPKPFSAQPGSGMHTHFSLFEGDRNAFYHPEDPFELSEIGRAFVAGILKHAREISAVTNQWVNSYKRLVVGGEAPTAVCWGHANRSALVRVPMYSPGKSSSRRVEVRSLDSACNPYLAYAMILAAGLQGVQKGYELAPATEDDVWSLTDSERKAAGYANLPQNLNEALDEMESSDLVAETLGEHVFDFFLRNKRNEWDAYRSHVTPYELRTLMPML from the coding sequence ATGAACCGCCAGCAGGAGTTCGTGCTCCGCACCCTGGAGGAACGTGACATCCGCTTCGTGCGGCTGTGGTTCACCGATGTCCTGGGCATCCTCAAGTCGGTGGCGATCTCGCCCGCCGAGCTCGAGGGTGCCTTCGCCGAGGGCATCGGGTTCGACGGCTCGGCGATCGAGGGTTTCTCCCGGATCTACGAATCGGACATGGTCGCCAAGCCCGACCCGGCCACCTTCCAGGTGCTGCCGTGGGAGACGCCCGACGGCGAGCACTACTCGGCCCGCATGTTCTGCGACATCGCGATGCCCGACGGCTCCCCGTGCTGGGCCGACCCCCGGCACGTGCTGCGCCGCACGCTGTCGAAGGCCACCGAGGCCGGCTTCACCTGCTACGTGCACCCGGAGATCGAGTTCTTCCTGCTCAAGGACCTGCCGACGGACGGCACCGAGCCGACCGCGGCCGACTCCGGCGGCTACTTCGACCAGGCCAGCCACGACGCGGCCCCGCACTTCCGGCGCAACGCCATCGAGACGCTGGAGGCGATGGGCATCTCGGTGGAGTTCAGCCACCACGAGGGCGCCCCCGGCCAGCAGGAGATCGACCTGCGCTACGCCGACGCGCTGACCATGGCCGACAACGTGATGACGTTCCGCTACGTCGTCAAGGAGGTCGCGCTCACCCAGGGCGTCCGGGCGTCGTTCATGCCCAAGCCGTTCAGCGCGCAGCCCGGCTCTGGCATGCACACCCACTTCAGCCTCTTCGAGGGCGACCGCAACGCCTTCTACCACCCCGAGGACCCCTTCGAGCTGTCCGAGATCGGGCGCGCGTTCGTGGCGGGGATCCTCAAGCACGCCCGCGAGATCAGCGCCGTCACCAACCAGTGGGTCAACTCCTACAAGCGGCTGGTCGTCGGCGGCGAGGCCCCGACCGCGGTGTGCTGGGGGCACGCCAACCGCTCCGCGCTGGTGCGGGTCCCGATGTACTCGCCGGGCAAGTCGTCGTCGCGGCGGGTGGAGGTGCGCAGCCTCGACTCGGCCTGCAACCCCTACCTGGCCTACGCGATGATCCTCGCCGCCGGCCTGCAGGGCGTGCAGAAGGGCTACGAGCTCGCCCCGGCGACCGAGGACGACGTGTGGTCGCTGACCGACAGCGAGCGCAAGGCCGCCGGGTACGCCAACCTGCCGCAGAACCTCAACGAGGCGCTGGACGAGATGGAGTCGTCGGACCTGGTCGCCGAGACCCTCGGCGAGCACGTCTTCGACTTCTTCCTGCGCAACAAGCGCAACGAGTGGGACGCATACCGCAGCCACGTCACGCCCTACGAGCTGCGCACGCTCATGCCGATGCTGTAG
- a CDS encoding FkbM family methyltransferase — translation MTDSQAHPDPVASGGRGPESSLQSGVLEQQAETFAEPEWPAEVPEEDDLASGTLVACTVACHGQLPAARVLRDSFLRRHPGSEFVLLLVDHPGSGEQDVVTPVDIGVRAADFARLAVACNAEQLRAVLRPRLLAHLLESGSTVLYLEPTVQVFGAFDDLLETLTRDRPVALVPRVLRPLHLDGLRPSPADLADSGTFDPSVFAVRPGAEGLLATWADQVQADPSASGAFLDSTPALVDHKVVRDPGVGLSVWNAAQRELTATDDGLHKVDGHELRSVHFDGFQPQRPWLLSADYADRPRVLLSENPVLAGLCAGYRNALVAAGYTREQPHPFETVLDGVVLPRALREEYRAAWVRGEEPPSPFQPGEPDPPAAFLDWAYAPADDDQEAAGASRWTTAVWTSDPVLRRDYPDPFGADAEAFREWCVGVGVASGRVPAAAVRRRTDRGRAALVDQLGVAVLGSGRLAELVRAAVATSGLPSADTPYYPVVLRCEPGIPVPSGRHVIDVRPDATSELPDEVAEVWVPSETARADARRNGGRTARVIALPLPDPGRVGLPGRKGARARHGLSDEFVIGAFVDHAEERQDNVLGLVTAFLAAFPEQEDVRLLIGVDSASRRPESAERLRLATANDPRVMLVEEDLDRGALLAASDCVASLHRAESGDRHALRLLEVAAHGVPVIAGDHGAVAELLGQEGARLVPCQGAGEPDVDAAAEVLREAAANPEEIADFGMRAREHLLERHNATHAGERLRERVEHAYRNWRTKWAQDRHGQFDDPLRPLLVARHALHRAPDVGVGSRNAMAPALRKAVLKVLSHYDEHIRDVMRSLVDGVEQTAAELLRRQYDADGDLDIDSLRSELNRINQRQDQLDAQLMGTDDGMVRARADLADQHRRLRGLEENQGSGESGDVLAQRIDSLTSAVERTLDRIDALERKHADSAAPAAVRTASHDAAHALQRTDVLERILLREHERNTGAGDGTTAPVLCDAGLLRLPADDSLMLPWLSSHATWDADTSALIDSLLEPDGIFVDVGAYVGYQSVRVLSRLGNSGAVVAVEPCRRSQELLRHNIEVNVPSAWGNRLVVVDGAAWDGACELASEPAHAGGMSVRPVDEAEQPADKVRGVRLDKELENHAQLSDMRLSVVHVDVGGNVHRVLGGLVRLLRRDRPSIVCSFTPSAIGRLGDDPSAALREFGTWGYELVPVGRTQPVSASELLEAIEAAASTSTVKLWLRPKGR, via the coding sequence GTGACTGATTCGCAGGCGCACCCCGATCCCGTCGCCTCCGGCGGCCGCGGCCCCGAGTCCTCCCTTCAGTCCGGCGTGCTGGAGCAGCAGGCCGAGACCTTCGCCGAGCCGGAGTGGCCCGCGGAGGTCCCCGAGGAGGACGACCTGGCGTCCGGGACGCTGGTGGCCTGCACGGTCGCCTGCCACGGTCAGCTCCCGGCGGCCCGCGTGCTGCGGGACTCCTTCCTGCGGCGCCACCCCGGCTCGGAGTTCGTGCTGCTGCTGGTGGACCACCCCGGTAGCGGCGAGCAGGACGTGGTGACCCCGGTCGACATCGGTGTCCGGGCCGCCGACTTCGCCAGGCTGGCGGTCGCCTGCAACGCCGAGCAGCTGCGCGCGGTGCTGCGCCCCCGGCTGCTGGCGCACCTGCTCGAGTCGGGCTCGACGGTGCTGTACCTCGAGCCGACCGTGCAGGTCTTCGGCGCCTTCGACGACCTGCTGGAGACTCTGACCCGGGACCGCCCCGTCGCGCTGGTGCCCAGGGTGCTGCGCCCGTTGCACCTCGACGGGCTGCGTCCGAGCCCCGCCGATCTCGCCGACTCCGGGACGTTCGACCCGAGCGTGTTCGCCGTCCGCCCCGGAGCGGAGGGACTGCTCGCCACCTGGGCCGACCAGGTGCAGGCCGACCCGTCGGCCTCCGGCGCCTTCCTCGACAGCACCCCCGCGCTGGTGGACCACAAGGTGGTACGTGATCCGGGCGTCGGCCTGTCGGTCTGGAACGCCGCGCAGCGCGAGCTGACCGCCACCGACGACGGTCTGCACAAGGTGGACGGGCACGAGCTGCGCAGCGTGCACTTCGACGGCTTCCAGCCGCAGCGGCCGTGGCTGCTGTCGGCCGACTACGCCGACCGCCCGCGCGTCCTGCTCTCGGAGAACCCGGTGTTGGCCGGGCTGTGCGCGGGGTACCGCAACGCCCTGGTCGCGGCCGGCTACACCCGGGAGCAACCGCATCCGTTCGAAACCGTGCTCGACGGCGTCGTCCTGCCGCGAGCGCTGCGCGAGGAGTACCGGGCCGCGTGGGTGCGCGGAGAGGAGCCGCCCAGCCCGTTCCAGCCCGGTGAACCGGACCCGCCGGCCGCCTTCCTCGACTGGGCCTACGCCCCCGCCGACGACGACCAGGAGGCGGCCGGGGCCTCCCGCTGGACCACGGCGGTCTGGACGAGCGACCCGGTGCTGCGACGGGACTACCCCGACCCGTTCGGCGCCGACGCCGAGGCGTTCCGCGAGTGGTGCGTCGGTGTCGGCGTGGCCAGCGGCCGGGTGCCCGCGGCGGCGGTGCGCCGGCGGACCGACCGGGGCCGCGCCGCGCTGGTCGACCAGCTCGGCGTCGCGGTGCTGGGCTCCGGCAGGCTCGCCGAGCTGGTGCGCGCCGCCGTCGCCACCTCGGGCCTGCCCTCCGCCGACACCCCGTACTACCCGGTCGTGCTGCGCTGCGAGCCGGGAATTCCGGTCCCGTCGGGCCGCCACGTCATCGACGTCCGGCCCGACGCGACCTCGGAGCTGCCCGACGAGGTCGCCGAGGTCTGGGTGCCGTCGGAGACAGCCCGCGCCGACGCGCGCCGCAACGGCGGTCGCACGGCCCGGGTGATCGCGCTGCCGCTGCCCGACCCCGGCCGGGTCGGGCTGCCCGGCCGCAAGGGCGCCCGCGCCCGGCACGGGCTCTCCGACGAGTTCGTCATCGGTGCGTTCGTCGACCACGCCGAGGAGCGCCAGGACAACGTGCTCGGTCTGGTCACCGCCTTCCTCGCGGCGTTCCCCGAGCAGGAGGACGTCCGCCTGCTGATCGGCGTCGACTCGGCGAGCCGGCGCCCGGAGTCGGCCGAACGGCTGCGCCTGGCCACCGCCAACGACCCGCGGGTGATGCTCGTCGAGGAGGACCTGGACCGGGGCGCCCTGCTGGCCGCCTCGGACTGCGTGGCGTCGCTGCACCGCGCCGAGAGCGGCGACCGGCACGCGCTGCGCCTGCTCGAGGTCGCCGCGCACGGCGTACCGGTCATCGCGGGCGACCACGGAGCGGTCGCCGAACTGCTCGGCCAGGAGGGCGCCAGGCTCGTCCCGTGCCAGGGCGCGGGTGAGCCCGACGTCGACGCCGCCGCGGAGGTGCTGCGCGAGGCGGCTGCCAACCCGGAGGAGATCGCCGACTTCGGGATGCGCGCCCGCGAACACCTGCTGGAACGGCACAACGCAACCCACGCGGGGGAGCGCCTGCGCGAGCGCGTGGAGCACGCGTACCGCAACTGGCGCACCAAGTGGGCGCAGGACCGGCACGGCCAGTTCGACGACCCGCTGCGCCCGCTGCTCGTCGCGCGCCACGCGCTGCACCGCGCACCGGACGTCGGGGTCGGCAGCCGCAACGCGATGGCCCCCGCCCTGCGCAAGGCGGTGCTCAAGGTGCTGAGCCACTACGACGAGCACATCCGCGACGTGATGCGCTCGCTCGTCGACGGCGTCGAGCAGACCGCGGCCGAGTTGCTGCGCCGCCAGTACGACGCCGACGGCGACCTCGACATCGACTCGCTGCGCTCCGAGCTCAACCGCATCAACCAGCGCCAGGACCAGCTCGACGCCCAGCTCATGGGAACCGATGACGGCATGGTCCGCGCCCGGGCGGACCTGGCCGACCAGCACCGGCGGCTGCGCGGGCTGGAGGAGAACCAGGGCAGCGGTGAGTCCGGCGACGTCCTCGCCCAGCGCATCGACAGCCTGACCAGCGCCGTCGAGCGGACGCTCGACCGCATCGACGCCCTGGAGCGCAAGCACGCCGACTCGGCTGCCCCGGCGGCGGTCAGGACCGCCTCCCACGACGCCGCGCACGCGCTGCAACGCACGGACGTCCTCGAACGCATCCTGCTGCGCGAGCACGAGCGCAACACCGGTGCGGGCGACGGCACCACCGCACCGGTGCTGTGCGACGCGGGCCTGCTGCGGCTGCCGGCCGACGACAGCCTGATGCTGCCGTGGCTGTCCTCGCACGCCACCTGGGACGCCGACACCTCCGCGCTCATCGACTCGCTGCTGGAACCGGACGGGATCTTCGTCGACGTCGGCGCCTACGTCGGCTACCAGTCCGTGCGCGTGCTCAGCAGGCTCGGCAACAGCGGCGCGGTCGTCGCGGTCGAGCCGTGCAGGCGCAGCCAGGAGCTGCTCAGGCACAACATCGAGGTCAACGTCCCCTCGGCGTGGGGCAACCGGCTGGTGGTCGTGGACGGCGCGGCGTGGGACGGCGCGTGCGAGCTCGCGTCCGAACCGGCGCACGCGGGCGGCATGTCCGTCCGACCGGTCGACGAGGCCGAGCAGCCGGCCGACAAGGTCCGCGGCGTCCGCCTGGACAAGGAGCTCGAAAACCACGCACAGCTCAGCGACATGCGGCTCTCGGTCGTCCACGTCGACGTCGGTGGGAACGTGCACCGCGTGCTCGGTGGTCTCGTGCGGCTGCTGCGCCGCGACCGGCCGTCGATCGTGTGCTCCTTCACGCCGTCGGCGATCGGACGACTGGGTGACGACCCGTCGGCGGCGCTGCGGGAGTTCGGGACCTGGGGCTACGAGCTGGTCCCGGTCGGCCGCACGCAACCGGTCTCTGCCTCTGAGCTGCTAGAAGCCATCGAGGCGGCGGCCTCGACGAGCACCGTGAAGCTCTGGCTGCGCCCCAAGGGCCGCTGA
- a CDS encoding type 1 glutamine amidotransferase, which translates to MGGVRILVVQPSALDPVGTLGDWLTGAGAQLEVLVPAEQGLPDELTGFDALVVLGGEMSAYDDADHPWLADVRRLLSRAVAGKVPVLAICLGAHLLAAATGGQVRAARKGPEAGTLLVAKRDIAMEDPLIGPLPLTPDVFQFHGDEVSPLPPSARLLASSPKCENQIFRVGDYAYGLQFHIETTTEVVLEWERSMPEIAEVVRPGQLEPDYLDAFHEDLAETWRPVAERFVELAATPPADRPVSRHLPLV; encoded by the coding sequence ATGGGTGGTGTTCGGATTCTCGTGGTGCAGCCGTCGGCGCTCGATCCGGTGGGGACGTTGGGGGACTGGCTCACCGGTGCGGGGGCGCAGCTCGAGGTGCTCGTGCCCGCCGAGCAGGGGTTGCCCGACGAGCTGACCGGTTTCGACGCGCTCGTCGTCCTCGGTGGGGAGATGAGCGCCTACGACGATGCCGACCATCCGTGGCTGGCCGACGTTCGGCGGCTGCTCAGCAGGGCTGTGGCCGGGAAGGTGCCGGTGCTCGCCATCTGCCTCGGCGCCCATCTTCTGGCCGCGGCCACCGGTGGTCAGGTGCGGGCGGCGCGCAAGGGACCGGAGGCCGGCACGCTGCTCGTCGCGAAGCGGGACATCGCGATGGAGGACCCGCTGATCGGTCCGTTGCCGCTGACGCCCGACGTGTTCCAGTTCCACGGTGACGAGGTGAGCCCGCTGCCGCCTTCGGCGCGGCTGCTGGCTTCGTCGCCGAAGTGCGAGAACCAGATCTTCCGTGTTGGCGACTACGCCTACGGCCTGCAGTTCCACATCGAGACCACCACCGAGGTCGTGCTCGAATGGGAGCGCAGCATGCCCGAGATCGCCGAGGTCGTCCGGCCGGGCCAACTGGAGCCCGACTACCTCGACGCCTTCCACGAAGACCTGGCGGAAACGTGGCGGCCGGTCGCCGAGCGCTTCGTCGAGCTGGCCGCCACCCCTCCCGCGGATCGTCCCGTGAGCAGGCACCTCCCGCTGGTGTGA